The Aedes albopictus strain Foshan chromosome 2, AalbF5, whole genome shotgun sequence region TGTGAAAAATATACAAATGGACCTTAATTcagataaattcaattttacatcagagcatatttttCACGTGGTTTTGAACTTTTCGTTATAATTAAGTGGTTTATTTAATTTTGAGGTTCAAAATCTGCAGAATTATAATGATTTACGCTATCACACAGAATCCAATCGTTAAAAGATGCAGAAATACGCCAATTGCTGTAAAACagcaccctgttcattttacccacaattcccctagatcaaattttggtcatctcagacctccGTTCTCCCTCATAGACTATCATGAATACAACTTGGtaattttcggctttcagtcacagagaagcgatgattattttagatcattgccaacgtttcgatcctatggttgggatcttcattaGGGGGAAGATctcaaccacaggatcgaaacgttgatttaaaataatcaacgcttttctgtgactgaaagccgaaaatatcAAGTTTTAAGTAAACCCAGTCATACTCCGTAGAacaatttttaaatttgaatGTCCTGACCACCAACCCCCCTTTGGCCCAAAAAGTCTACTGCAACTTaagaactccttcgagaattcttccaaagattcatttccaaattaagttcaaggattcttcaagaaacccATACGatgatttcatcagaaactcgcccaaaaatttcttcatcgataaactaaaacctcaatttatgcacatggcggggggtgcataaattaaaaatgtgcataaattagaaaaggcagaaaatgagggaaatttgtgcataaattaagattGAGCTTTAATGAAGgaatctagttcgtgagaacaggtcttgctcctgggcatttgaggtgggacTAAGGGAGTTTCCATAAAGTTCACAGAGAGCCtagaaaagggggttccaaggggcttcaggggcgtttcaggggattgtttcaggggatttggggTGCCTGccaagggcgttctgtcaggtttcatgggattacgggaaattcagggacatttcaatagaatttagggggtttcagggacgtttcaaggtgctttaagggcaatacaggggatctcaggagcctttaacctTTTAAGACGAGCACCATCAAGCAACCgagactgcaccgcgctcgcactgtatacgacgagcgaggttttttggtagagtTGTACAACAGTTCGTGTTCTGAAGGATTTTTACAACAGTTCGTGTTCTGAAGGATTAaacaaggggttttaggggcgtttcacggcatttcagagtaatttaaGAGAATTTCAGATGGTTTCGGAGCATTTTAAGGACGTTCCTAGAGATTTAGGAGCgcatgatagcatttcaggggcgtttcgcgGTATTTCAGGTCAGGATcacatcagggggtttcaagaacatatTTAAATCAAATATGTAGCATATCAGGGGCATTTAAAAGGACTTTGGGATGGggtccctgaaaatcctctgcagcttcctgaaacgcctcaaagCACTACTAAGCAAAAATCGTTGAAGTTAAAATAACTGTACCTTTATTATAACAACCGAAACATATTAGGATATCTCTTTACGCACCAGATCAAAGTGCGCCATCATAAGCACAGTCATAATGCACCGAAGAATGCTTTATCTGTAATTGTGAAATAATATGCTTCATATGCATAGAAATCACACACACATTTGCTCGCATCCTCCCTGTGACGAAGAaaaaatgtgtgtgtgtgtgtgtgtgtgtgtgtgtgtgtgtgtgtgtgtgtgtgtgtgtgtgtgtgtgtgtgtgtgtgtgtgtgtgtgtgtgtgtgtgtgtgtgtgtgtgtgtgtgtgtgtgtgtgtgtgtgtgtgtgtgtgtgtgtgtgtgtgtgtgtgtgtgtgtgtgtgtatgtgtgtgttttttttatttcatcgatGGAAGAAATTAGGGTGTGAATTGGTGGTCAGATCATTTAGCAAATCGTACGAATCGAATTGAGggatgataaaaaaaaacctttcgcaAACGGTTTGATGCGGTTTTCTTCAGCCTATTGGAATGAGTGGAGTGAAATTTATTCAATTTCCAGTGCTATAGAGCTTAGTTGTTGATAGTTTACATCTATTGTATCATTGGCGAGGGTAAGTTGAAATATCcgtaatattgatttttttccgtctgatatgacgggaattagcgcatataacGAAGTAGGTTTTACCCTATGCTCAGATAAGGTGATGCGTTGCTGATTTTTCTGGCACTGGAGCACTCGTTATATCTTCTACACTTCGGCATCGAAattataggaactcctccatatgcaaaattattttgaattgaatatattttcaaagtaatttcaaAGAGATAGAAATAAAACAGGCGTAAAAAAAAGATAAGCGTCCACAATTATGCATTTCATTTCCTACTTGAAACTTGCGAAGGAGGCTCGCATAAATACAATAGTAGATGTCTTCAACGAGTTTCACAATAAGTTTTATTTCACAGTTGAACGAGAAGATAACGATAAACTCAGTTCATGGATATGACTCTACAAAGGACAAACGGTAAGATCATAAAGACATGGATACCCGAACTCTTAGCGATCAAACTAATAGATGCCACTGTAAGACCAAAAACAATAACAACAGTCAAACAAATTCTACTAAAGAACCATTACCCAAAATGGTTTATCACAAAATTGCTGAAAAGCAGGACCCATCAACACTACAACACCATGCAGTGAGAGGAAACCGGAAGAAAGGAAACGAAGTTCGTGTCTGTACCCTACATACCATGCCTcattgaaaaactttcaaaaattctaggatgcgaagaacgcagcacggacggtaatgctgcagcagagaacccggcagaacgtggaatgttacaaacagaagcggaagcagcagacccgcctcttgaCGTGCAGAGGGCGTAGgtacgggagaccacgacaacggagggagTTACTATAGACCAAAATAAGCCAACTCGCATGCTGAGGGATGTttaggatgtcattcaccagctcaaaacctacaaagcagctggtaagaatggtatAGCAGCTGaaatcatcaagatggacccagaaaagttggccatctgtctgcaccggttgataatcaggatctgggaaaccgaagacctaccggaggaatggaaggaaggggtaatctgcctcattcacaagaGAGGCGAccgtttggaatgtgagaacttaagagcgatcactattttaaataCTGTCTTTCCCTCCCTCgatgactgtaaggacgtggTATGCGCCGTTCTTGATTCAATAGAGTTTGGAATCCTCGATGGTTCACATTGAGAACGGTGTGAGCTACTCCCGAGCACGGTTTATTGGTTTGttgtgcaattttgattgttCGGGCTAATCACGGAGTagtaactacgaattgtacggtcatctatgctctacGGTCGGGCTTAAAAGCTCAATTTCAAATCGCCTTGCAAACTCGTTCTATTCTGTCtgaatgtattatttttttaaaggtGCGATCTTTCCCGATTAGTTTAATAGTTATCATTTTAAAGCGGAATAGCTCCGTCACATATTTTCATTTGAAAAGAAGCAAAGTTGAGAGCGATCAATCGTCATTTTTGAATCAATAAACCCTCTAAGATCAACAAGTGAATCATCTGTCATTCATGCTACAACTGGTTTTACAGCTAAATGATAACGATCCTGGTATcaaaaaaatcatcaatcataatACATGATTAACAATAAAATCCAAACAACATCACTTGAGAGGATTCAAAGCTGAGATGCTGAGAATGAGTTACCGCATACATTTGAATCCCCGTCGACTTCGGTTTGAACATATAAATCGATCATCCCGCGCGAACGACGCCTTAGTTGATCTCAGTTCTTCGAGCAGGACGCTCCGATTAAACTTAAACAGTGTGTATAATCAGTATTCGTGTGTTGCGCAGTTGTTCCTCTTGATAGGAGGCGACCGACGGTTGATAAGCTTCAACGATGTGGTTCTTCAAGGTGGGAGCCGTGTTGCTTCTGGCTGCATTAGCTGCAGCCCAAAACAGCACTACCGGTTCCAAGGTGCTGTGCTACTACGATGGACAGATGTCACTTCGCGAAGGTAAGCCCGATGCCCCCGAAAGACAGGAAACTTCCAGATCCTCCACACCGGTTGGCCTTGATTCTTCTACTAAGCGGACGCTGTGATCACACAGCGGGACCGCAGTTGATTAATTGATGTGGATGTGGACGAGCATCGCTTCAACTAATTGAATCAAGGTCTATCAAGTGGAGCCGGTAAACATTCGGTGCCTCCGCTTCTAGAATAAATAAGATTATCAACCGAGGTTGACCTTTTCCAAGTGGAGTGTGCAATTCATTCAATTTTCGTAATCATTCTCTTTTAGGTCTGGGTAAAGTAACCGTACCGGACATTGAGCTTGCCCTGCCATTCTGTACTCATCTGCTGTACGGTTTCGCCGGAATCAACCCGGAAACATATAAGCTGAAAGCCGTAGACGAGAGCCTTGATTTGGACTCGGGCAAGGGTCAGTACCGATTGGCCACTACGTTGAAGCGCCGCTATCCCAACCTCAAGGTGTTGCTCAGTGTCGGCGGTTATAAAGATCTAGCTGAAGAAAAGCCGTTCGAAAAGTACTTGAGTATCCTGGAGTCCGCCGGATCCAGAACGGCATTCGTGAACTCGGTGTACTCAACCTTGAAGACATACGAATTTGATGGACTAGATTTGGCATGGCAGTTCCCTCAAACCAAACCGAAGCGTATCCGTGGCTGGACCGGCAAGGTGTGGCATGGATTCAAGAAACTTTTCACCGGAGACAGCGTGCTGGATCCCAAGGCCGAAGAGCACCGTGAAGAATTCACGGCTTTGGTGCGCGATTTGAAGAATGCTCTGGCACCGGAGAAGTTTATGCTTGGATTGACAGTGCTGCCGCATGTAAACGAGAGCATCTTTATGGATGTGCCACTGTTGAAGGATAACTTGGACTATGTGAACTTGGCTTCGTTCGATCAGCAGACACCGGAACGGAACCCGAAGGAAGGGGACTACACCGCTCCGATCTACGAGCCAAGTGAACGTGTGGAAGGAAACAATCTTGATGCTGAGGCGAGCTATTGGTAAGTGTCACGTTGCTGCGATGAACTGCAAATTTTGAATAGTATATGGTTAAGGGGCTATCAACGCCCAACCAACCCTCTCTCAACATAACTATGTGGTCTATGGATAGATGTTTCAAGATATTTCAAGGACTTTTAGAAAATTCCAAGTTGCCCAAGATGCTtctaacttttttcaagaaaattgaaATTGCATGGCATGTATCGTAGATTCGGGATAAATATTACTCTCAGAGTACTTTTTCAAAAGTccttcaaattttctaaaactacTGCGAACACATTACTTCATCCCAACTACCCTTTTTcgagtttttgtttttgaataacaaagttaggtttttttttcatgcgTCCTTTATAAAAGTTGGGTGAACAATATTGCAAAGCTCATATATAAGcgaaattttatttgaattgaattgaaatgtGTCTGCTGAGTTGTTTTATTCATTGCaaccggaaattcttctaaatattttaaagttttttaaCACAGTTCGGGAAGGAGTTTGAAGCGtaatttagaagatttttgggaaAACGCAAAAAGTAGAAGTGCTGTCATGATAAAAACAGGGCTGGTTACTCATGGTTAAGAATTTTTTATACGAAGAAGATTCTTGCACTAAGGAGCCGTGGAATGATTAaagcaaaaattcctttaggaatccctttaaaaTTCATTCCTGTCcgggtatttctttgaaaatttctccaagaatttcatcagagtttctttcagggaatcctccaggaagtttctTTGGGTCTTCTTCTgaagattttcaagaattttcttgaaagattctttcggaaaccaGTTCAcgggttcctttggaaattccttctggggttttgtCAGGGGTTGTTTTggaattttcttcaaagattgcaactgaattttgtgtatgacccccttgtgcatcaataaaataaaataaaataaaaataaaataagattgcaactgaattttgtgtatgtttttcttaaaacatttttgaaggaattattccACGCTTGTCATCAGAATTTTCGGTAGCAGTTTttcttcgaagtttccttcaaatatttcttcttaAATGCACATCCAGGATATTTTTTTTGCGTGGATTAAGAAATACtgcttcctctaggatttctcttCAAtagttcagaagtttttccaaaaaccattttcaaaaacaattgtaggcatttctccagaggtttcttaagGTACTTTCAATTTGTAtacttagtgctaacgtaagaacaaacacgacaatGACGaatcttatctcgcgtcgcgttgcGTGATTGTTACTTAAGGTATTGCTCCATATTTTCAGTGATTCTttgaggcatttatttagaaatacctccagccaATTCTCAACAGATGCTaatgaaaattcctctgggagtttctccagaagaacATCCAGGTATTGCTTAGGATTTGTTCACAACTTGGGATTGCTTAGGATATATTCAGACCTTTTTGCAGATCAATTTTTGCAGACACTTTaaaggttccatcagaaattccttcaaggatttctgcaggaaaccctccaaatatttctcaagccatttttcattgcaattacCTTCAGACTTCCTGAAGTTTCACATGAATATTTTATACGATTTGAGGACATACatagtttcttcaagtattcattcattcatcccgaaattcctccagaaattgcttcaggaatatttGTCTTGAAATCCATCCGGAAAAATTTTgtcaaggaatcttcgaaggtatCAACAGCAGTTTTTATTAAGAGACCCCATTGAACAATCGTctaggtattttttttagaaattcgttcagggtctctttcaagatttttgccagttattttttgagaaacttctgaaagagctTCTGAAAAATCCCCTGGAGAAATATTGCGATTTTCTTCCACTTTGGCATCGATTTAATACATTTCATCGTTCTcagattttgattttgatttcgTTGTCACCCTCAGTCACAGGGTTTTGTCAATCCGCCCGATAATCTGACAGTtctcgccggccgtctcaatgtgcACCATTGAGGCTAAACTGGTCgcgtttcctcatttttttagtttttgattttttataaaatatcgaagcaatattttcaaaatcggttttcatacagaGTAAGAGGAAGGATCAAGCTATCTTCAGGTTTTTTTCAAGAGTAAAATTTTTACCAGTTTTTCaaaaaccagatttttttttgcaattttactcaaaaatggttttcctaaaagtgaaaaacattttccacctcgaaaaaaaatcaggagataccttgatccttcctctaactatgcttagcttagcttagactgactgcacatatctatggttgctactccgtgattgactcgaaccaatgacagttgcacaatgaatcaactgaataattgactaggagtggtcaacattctcactgtgcacgcttcagaggctctctttaacagtacaataacggcgccggccacgtccttgcagtcaggttggaagagtgaaggaatgttaatagcaacctttgttatgtgaaagttggcgtttaccgcacgtctccaccaaaggctgcaggaaggagtgattgttagtagggcaggtatcgttgggtcaggattcacttcgataagtaatatgaccttttggatttgcagtatgccgtgcaaactgcagtgatgttgttcgcttcacgcggaaagcaaacaaccaaccaccctcgtcaggtgattgctcaatatttactacaaatgaagcaacaaagtgctattgttcgcatcacgcggaaagcaaacaatcgaccacccacgtcaggtgatcgtttaatatttactattaaagacgcgacaacacatacaaacttaagcgctattgctcactccgcgcggaaagtaaacaatccccttgatccttcctctaactatgTACGAAAAACGATTTTGaatatattgcttcgttatttaataaaaaatcaaaaaccaaaaagtgaggaaatgcttccagtttcgccttaagttcttTTGTTCTCGATCCACCAGCTGCTcgtgtttacacaacaaaaccagttGGTTCACCGATGTTTGTGTTCATCCTCATTTGATCTCAGCTACCAACTGGTTTCGCATGAATCGGAGGAAAAGGTGAAAAGATGTCACAattgttaggttagtaccatattaaggagagttcaatttcgtcgccaaagtctgattatttgtgaaaaaaaaacaaaatatgcgattcctgcaggatttgttGAAGGAATATACTTGAAAGAATTTACATTCTTTAttggatttttaaagaaacttttagaggaatttctaaaaaaaacaaaattcatgGCAGGACTATTAAAgcaatcccttgctgaaattcctgaactaatctacgagggggagggggaggtCTGAGATAGCCAAAAACAAGTCTTCGTAGTTTACGCACAGCGCCTAagattctgaagaagtcttttgAGATATATTTGaaagtattcctaaaggaatttcagaaggaagttctaaaagaatcccggaataaaaaatcagaagaaattcccagtaCACTggtgaatcccagtagaaatctcaggaagcacTCTTTAATGAATCTCTAGGTAAATATCTGTAAATATCCTAAGGAAATTCGTGAACAAatctcgaataaatttcttgagaaatatctgaagaaacttttagagaattctttggtgaaattcctagaaagttcattgtggatattttataaaaaatcaaattttcctaaagtaatcctggagcaatgcgtaaacatatttttgaagaaattcttgttgaaatacttggagaaacacCTTGGTAAATTTCTGTAATAATCCTcagaaaaaaactcttgaaattctTAATGAATCCGTGGACAAATTCTAAGAGTTGTCTTGGGAGGAAATAtcggaaacatttctgaaaaattcccggaacgaatttctgacagaatccttgaaatatttcatttatttgaagGGTTTACCTGAAGGAAGTGTTGTTATCAAAAGTGTTTTTGCTCGTGTGAGGGGAAATATAAATTTTCTAGTATGAAAAAGGTTGATTTTCTTACAATTTGGGGAagcacaaaattttgaaaaatggtaCAAGTagattttcttatattttttggGACAACATATAACAGAAACACGTGTCCGGTAAACAAATTAAGATTTGAATAGCGTGCTCCGGTGTGAATCGAACCAACGATTTCCAATTCGCTAGATAGGCGCTTCTTTCCTCAAAGTTATGGAGTTACTTGaccatgcatatttttttttcctttctaaACCGGGGTTGCGATTGGGAGCGCACACAAAAATGTAAAtatcagaaaatcaaaattttttatGAAGGCGATTGCACCAGGTTTTGGGTTTTGAAGTTTCGTTGAGGAACAACTAAGAACCATACTtttcaagttttgaaattgggtacAAAATGTTAACCAGACTGCTTACATCTGCCGTAAAATAATGCATGGATCTTGATCGtgactttttaattttaagtgtTAAAATCTCAAGCAGCTTTATGACAGTATTCTGTCAAGGAAAACgaaacatttggttactgagcaGACCATGAGCTTAGATAACGGTACAATTCATATTTGCTACTGACCGGAATAGACCAGAGCAATCGTTAAATGGTGGTGTTGACCACGtctttacggtcatcgaggaagggaaagaTTGTTAGTGCGACTTGCGTTGATCCTAGAGATCCATATCACCTCTGCTTCTCCACAACTGTTACGGgatgaagtttttgttaaacCTTGAACAGACAGGTATCGTATCATGGCGTATCATAAATTGAGTTTCATAATGATTATTATTCTCATTCAAGATAGCCTAGTAATAATTTTCTTCACAAACACCACCTTGATAAAAGAGGGGAGGGATAAAAATCGCATGATCttgattcactttggtaagtgatgtgatctgagctctaattgaaaaataaaacaaatttacaTTTTGACTAACATACCACAAAGGCATTATCGACTGTATACCTTCATTAATTGTGTTGGCTCAGAAGTATTATAAACTAACTACAAATCTTCTTGCTCCGACGTTTCGCGGTCCTGATTTGGAACGTTCCTCAGAAATCTATGATTTTATTGATAATATGGACAATGAATGGGTTTACAATTGACAAATAACGATTTACAAAACAAATTTACATAAAACCACTTTTTATGCACTTCTCATTGATGTGTCATTTCAACGCCCTGCATAAAATGAGGGagagctattcagaaccaatattgtgccaaagaaaatgtaataataacGATAACTATGGCAACGGTAGTCAGAggattccagggagtttcagcagGGATGCCCCTGGAATTTCAGTGAGCTACTTAGACGTCTCAGGAgcgttttggagggtctcagaggGTACCTGTGGTCCCagcggcatttcaggaggtttcagggggggaCTCAGGGATGTTCAAGAGCTTTTTTAAACAACCAGGATCCCATTGGGGAAGAGGGATTCAGGGGATGTCAGGAGGTTTCAAAAGATCTTAGGGGGTTCCAGAGGGTTCCAGGAGATCTCTGAGgtgcttcaggaggtttcacgggCGTTCCAGAAGTTCTCATGGAATCTCAGGGGATACCTGGATATCTCGAGGGTGTTTCAGGAAGTGTTAAGGGCGTTTCAAAGGATTCCAGGGGGTTCAAGGGGCTTCAGAGaattcaaggggtctcagagaTGCCTTGGGAGTGTCAGGGGCGTCCGGGATGTTGAGTCCAACGAGTAGTCTTTACTACAAGCCAGGGCCTAATCTTCCAGGGGAGAGagaacttaaggcggtagctggtagaACGTATTCCAATGAAGAGAGCACTCATGTGCAGTACAGCGAGGATAAGGAAGaaagcaaacaaaacaaaaactgtatcaaaatcgatactttattgcccctcaatggcaattgagtaatgcgacatgcactacactaaggatacgggtaatgtcacaatagatctaaaaactggtcgcagtgacaaacccgaacaggaataaaaaaaaatcatttagagacactatggggatattccaggtcagccaaactaccttggagttcagaacttcaggtctacgctTGTAACAGTAGGCATATTTGTTAAActaagtaacgctgcataattaaccgcggttactggagccatctgaagtctactagctcatTTTAACTCTTTGGgatattcacggtcgtccaaagtgttctataatga contains the following coding sequences:
- the LOC109621341 gene encoding chitinase-like protein Idgf4, encoding MWFFKVGAVLLLAALAAAQNSTTGSKVLCYYDGQMSLREGLGKVTVPDIELALPFCTHLLYGFAGINPETYKLKAVDESLDLDSGKGQYRLATTLKRRYPNLKVLLSVGGYKDLAEEKPFEKYLSILESAGSRTAFVNSVYSTLKTYEFDGLDLAWQFPQTKPKRIRGWTGKVWHGFKKLFTGDSVLDPKAEEHREEFTALVRDLKNALAPEKFMLGLTVLPHVNESIFMDVPLLKDNLDYVNLASFDQQTPERNPKEGDYTAPIYEPSERVEGNNLDAEASYWLKQGTPPSKVVVGIPTYGRGWKLVEKSGITGVPPIPADGPSSPGPYSGINGFYSWAEVCAKLPNPGNANLQGAEQPLRKIGDPTRRFGAYAFRIPDENEEHGIWLSYEDPDTAGNKAAYVKAKGLGGISIFDLGNDDVRGSCAGDKFPILRAAKYRL